Proteins encoded in a region of the Quercus lobata isolate SW786 chromosome 8, ValleyOak3.0 Primary Assembly, whole genome shotgun sequence genome:
- the LOC115957472 gene encoding probable metal-nicotianamine transporter YSL7, translating into MQPNTQPSEIENLHYPMEIENLQAPYTRFERDVSLGSGKGNDLPSIEIAFKEKAIPTWRNQLTIRAFVVSIVLGTLFTALAMKQSLYSGTFNPINMYAGIVGFSCIKTWIMIIDKCGILGPPLTRQENTLIQATVLGITGVTSSGGLSSFISGMSLTAAKQGDPPIVDKLNVKNPSVGWLFAFYLATSLVGLFFMAPFRKVIIVDYKWLFPSGHSIGYLINSIQAPLKTKFARKQVTTFGKFFSFSFIWSGVMWLFTGGRFCGFSFFPLFGFKATEAGFYWDWAGTYVGVGMMCPYSTTISVLIGAIFGYTFMFPELEKKSGKWYTNEVSRDSFHGYTAYKTFITSSMILGDSFYQILKLIIIGLYRKLQEKDTAAALPLADPHSTAGSSALDIDEQFRTQNFIKDKISTKYSLAGCAALMLVSIIVLPIIFPQVKWYYVVVMYILCPLFAFSMTHAQGATDMYISAGLGKIGVFIFGAWAGVSRGGVVVALVANGVIGNFIASASDLMVDFKTGYLTVSSPKSILIGRFIGTAVGCFVTPLIFWYFQVKYPDLGFNSSTYPIPFGVISREAASDALQGATGLPKYCLLFCFIAFALGIIINIIRDVSPNKWGRFVPIPLIMAIPLTTGGFLAVDLCLGCLIALIWRFKNKSQADVFIPIVGSGLICGDGLCTLLLSIFSLINWKAPACVQFLRRQLAG; encoded by the exons ATGCAGCCAAATACCCAGCCGAGTGAGATTGAGAATCTTCACTACCCaatggaaattgaaaatctacAGGCTCCATATACAAGGTTTGAGAGAGATGTGAGCCTAGGAAGTGGTAAAGGGAATGATTTGCCTTCAATTGAAATAGCTTTCAAGGAGAAGGCAATTCCCACATGGAGGAATCAGTTGACTATAAGAGCTTTTGTTGTGAGCATTGTTTTGGGTACTTTGTTCACTGCCTTGGCGATGAAGCAAAGTTTGTATAGCGGAACATTTAATCCTATAAACATGTATGCTGGGATTGTAGGGTTCTCCTGCATCAAAACTTGGATCATGATCATTGACAAATGTGGGATTTTAGGTCCACCTCTCACTAGGCAAGAGAATACCTTGATTCAAGCTACAGTCCTTGGAATCACTGGTGTTACTTCTTCTG GGGGCTTGTCAAGCTTCATTTCTGGAATGTCCCTCACTGCTGCAAAGCAAGGGGATCCACCAATTGTTGATAAGCTGAACGTTAAGAACCCAAGTGTTGGCTGGCTTTTCGCCTTTTATCTTGCTACATCTTTAGTGGGCCTCTTCTTTATGGCGCCTTTCCGAAAG GTTATTATCGTAGACTATAAATGGTTGTTCCCTAGTGGGCACTCAATTGGTTACCTTATCAACAGCATCCAAGCCCCTCTCAAGACCAAGTTCGCAAG GAAACAAGTGACAACATTTGGCAAGTTCTTCTCCTTTAGCTTCATTTGGAGTGGTGTCATGTGGCTCTTTACTGGAGGGAGATTCTGTGGCTTTAGTTTCTTTCCCTTATTTGGTTTCAAAGCAACAGAAGCCGG CTTCTATTGGGATTGGGCGGGTACATATGTTGGAGTTGGCATGATGTGCCCATACAGCACAACCATATCAGTATTGATTGGAGCAATATTTGGATACACCTTCATGTTTCCtgagttagaaaagaaaagtggaaaGTGGTATACTAATGAAGTCAGTCGAGATAGCTTCCATGGCTACACTGCTTACAAA accTTCATTACTTCATCGATGATTCTTGGGGATAGCTTCTACCAAATCTTGAAACTTATTATCATTGGATTGTACCGCAAACTCCAGGAAAAAGACACTGCTGCTGCTCTTCCACTTGCTGATCCACATTCCACTGCCGGAAGCTCAGCTTTGGATATTGATGAGCAGTTCAGGACACAAAACTTCATCAAGgacaaaatttcaacaaaatattcTTTGGCTGGCTGTGCTGCACTGATGCTTGTTTCCATAATAGTTCTTCCAATAATCTTTCCTCAGGTCAAATGGTACTACGTTGTGGTTATGTACATATTGTGTCCACTTTTTGCTTTCAGTATGACACATGCACAAGGTGCTACTGACATGTACATAAGTGCCGGTTTGGGTAAGATAGGCGTTTTCATCTTTGGTGCCTGGGCTGGAGTCTCTCGAGGTGGTGTTGTTGTTGCTCTAGTTGCCAATGGGGTCATAGGAAACTTTATTGCCTCTGCTTCTGATCTAATGGTAGACTTCAAAACTGGCTACTTAACTGTGTCTTCCCCAAAGTCTATCCTCATTGGCAGATTCATTGGGACTGCAGTTGGTTGCTTTGTCACTCCTTTAATCTTTTGGTACTTCCAGGTAAAATATCCtgatttggggttcaattctTCAACTTATCCTATACCTTTTGGTGTCATTAGTAGAGAGGCTGCATCAGATGCTCTTCAAGGAGCTACAGGCTTGCCAAAGTACTGCCTTCTTTTTTGCTTTATCGCCTTTGCTCTaggcatcatcatcaacatAATCAGGGATGTTTCGCCAAATAAGTGGGGGAGATTTGTTCCCATTCCATTGATAATGGCCATACCACTCACCACCGGAGGCTTTCTGGCTGTTGATCTCTGTCTGGGGTGCTTGATAGCTTTGATCTGGAGGTTTAAGAATAAGTCTCAGGCTGATGTGTTTATACCCATAGTTGGTTCTGGTTTGATTTGTGGAGATGGGCTCTGTACTTTGCTGCTTTCAATATTTAGTTTGATTAATTGGAAGGCACCAGCCTGTGTACAGTTTCTTAGGAGACAACTGGCAGGGTAA